One region of Rana temporaria chromosome 11, aRanTem1.1, whole genome shotgun sequence genomic DNA includes:
- the LOC120917569 gene encoding 4F2 cell-surface antigen heavy chain-like, which produces MTQDSALDMKDVELNEIDPEKQPMAAEDDDPPVEESNEKNGVVKIKLSDEDDYNNKARKFTGLSKEELLKVTDTPGWVTVRWAFLILFWLGWFGMLAGAVVIIVQAPRCRPLPVMEWWNKGPLYQLGDPDTFQDSNADGVGDIAGIQERLDSLGNLKVKGLVIGPMHTTSADKLSDTKLKEIDQKYGTMEDFTKLLEAARKKSIQIVLDLTPNYRGSNVWFNYSVTAPDSELLSQIKEAMNFWLDFGVGGIHFNGIENIDNPGDVLEELRNITTNHSSDGKARVLLASANDPHSDNVLTILNDTANGMLTARYLIHKDNSSESSLGERIKQYQQVASEQDRILWAVRPRLGHMASAVHENLLRVYQLLLFTLQGTPLTLYGDEIGLKDLPGQPADSSPYMQWDDSINYGFSKGSPERNSNVNENITFKAQEDNKHSILSAYKHLSELRGKERSLLHGDFTLLHQCDKSIAYGRSWDQNERFVSIVNFDPDEEISVTIKHKSLPEQCTVVLSSNSQRKEGSSIPLKNLKLVPGEALLLKYPYSG; this is translated from the exons ATGACACAAGATTCAGCCCTAGACATGAAGGACGTGGAACTGAATGAGATTGACCCAGAGAAGCAACCTATGGCCGCAGAGGACGATGACCCTCCAGTTGAAGAAAGCAATGAAAAAAATGGCGTTGTTAAAATTAAACTGTCGGATGAAGATGATTACAACAACAAGGCTCGTAAATTTACTGGCTTGTCCAAAGAAGAGCTTCTGAAAGTGACCGACACCCCAGGGTGGGTGACAGTCCGTTGGGCTTTTCTGATCCTGTTCTGGCTAGGCTGGTTTGGAATGCTGGCCGGGGCCGTGGTTATCATCGTCCAGGCTCCTCGCTGTCGTCCTCTACCTGTGATGGAGTGGTGGAACAAGGGACCTCTTTATCAGCTAGGAGACCCTGACACCTTCCAAGATTCAAATGCCGATGGAGTTGGTGATATTGCTG GTATACAAGAGCGCCTGGATTCCCTCGGCAACCTTAAGGTGAAAGGACTGGTGATTGGACCAATGCATACTACTTCTGCAGACAAACTTTCAGATACTAAACTTAAAGAAATTGATCAGAAATATGGCACAATGGAAGACTTTACAAAGTTGTTAGAGGCAGCTCGTAAGAAGA gTATTCAGATTGTTTTGGATCTCACTCCAAACTACCGTGGCAGCAATGTTTGGTTTAATTACAGTGTGACGGCACCGGATAGCGAATTGCTGAGCCAAATTAAG GAAGCCATGAACTTCTGGCTTGATTTTGGCGTTGGaggaattcatttcaatgggatcGAGAACATAGATAAC CCAGGTGACGTTCTTGAAGAACTGAGGAACATTACTACCAACCATAGCTCAGATGGGAAAGCAAG GGTGCTGCTTGCCTCAGCTAATGACCCTCACAGTGACAATGTTCTAACAATTCTGAATGACACTGCTAATGGCATGTTAACTGCACGCTACCTGATCCACAAGGACAACTCAAGTGAAAGCTCTTTAGGAGAGCGTATCAAGCAGTACCAACAGGTTGCCAGTGAACAGGACCGGATTCTCTGGGCG GTCAGACCACGGTTGGGACACATGGCCTCTGCGGTGCACGAGAATCTGCTGCGTGTTTACCAGCTGCTGCTTTTCACTCTTCAGGGCACACCTCTTACTTTGTATGGGGATGAAATTGGACTCAAGGACTTGCCTGGACAA CCTGCAGACAGTTCTCCATACATGCAGTGGGATGATAGCATAAACTATGGATTTTCTAAAGGATCACCGGAAAGGAACTCAAATGTCAATGAGAACATCACATTTAAG GCACAAGAAGACAACAAGCATTCAATCCTCAGTGCGTACAAACATTTGAGTGAGCTGCGTGGAAAAGAGCGATCGCTTTTGCATGGAGATTTCACACTACTTCATCAATGTGACAAATCTATAGCATACGGGCGAAGTTGGGACCAAAATGAAAGATTTGTGTCGATAGTAAACTTTGACCCAGATGAGGAGATAAGCGTGACAATAAAGCACAAAAGCCTGCCAGAGCAATGTACGGTGGTGCTGAGCTCAAACTCACAGAGGAAGGAGGGTAGCAGTATCCCACTAAAGAATCTGAAGCTAGTGCCAGGAGAGGCTCT